The genomic stretch GGTACAATTCAATCGCCATATAAACTTTTTATGTGGAAAGTTAAGGAATTACGGAGTAGTCAAAAATGAATTTTTTCGAAAAAAATATTCTAAAAATTTTTATTGGCATTATTCTGGCAACCGCCGTTTTTGTCGGCTTTAATCAGGTCCAAGCTCAAAATTCCAAAGATCAAACCCAAAAATTCAACCCAAAAAAAGACATCGTTTACACTCCCAAATTTGAAAATATAAAAGAAGAACTGATTATCACCGGCTCGATTAGCGCCGACAAAATTGCTTCACTCCGCTTCCAAAATTCCGGCAGATTAGTTTGGGTTGGCGTCAAAGTAGGGGACAGGGTCAAAAAATGGCAGGCTCTGGCTAGTCTCGACCGAAAAGAATTAGAGAAAAATCTTTCTACCCAATTTAACAACTATCTTACCACCTTTTCCGAATTCCACGACACCGAATTCGATTACAAAACCACCCGGGAAAACGCCCTGGTCACCGACACTGTTCAACGGATTCTTGATCGCACCCAATATTCTCTCAACAACGCCGTTATCAAATACGAAATCGCCGATATGGCTCTCAAAGAGTCAGTCCTGTCTACCCCCATCGAAGGAGTGGTCGTCGGTATCGATCAACCAATCCCCGGTACCAACATTACCCCCGCCACCGCCACCTTTACCGTTATCGACCCCGGCAGTATTTTTTTCAAATCAGAAATTGATCAGCAGGATGTTACCAAAATCACTACTGGGCAACTTGCCACCATCAAAATCGACGCCTTCCCCGGACAGGAGATAGCTTCGGAAATTTCTTATCTGTCTTTTATCCCTGTTTCTGGTCAAACCTCCACCGTCTATGAGGTCCGGTTTAATCTGCCCCTGGAAAACAACGATTTGCTATATCGTCTGGGCATGGATGGTGATGCGACTTTAGTTCTTTCGGAATCCGCCAATGCTCTCACCATTCCCACCGACGCCGTTTATGACGACAATGG from Candidatus Shapirobacteria bacterium encodes the following:
- a CDS encoding efflux RND transporter periplasmic adaptor subunit translates to MNFFEKNILKIFIGIILATAVFVGFNQVQAQNSKDQTQKFNPKKDIVYTPKFENIKEELIITGSISADKIASLRFQNSGRLVWVGVKVGDRVKKWQALASLDRKELEKNLSTQFNNYLTTFSEFHDTEFDYKTTRENALVTDTVQRILDRTQYSLNNAVIKYEIADMALKESVLSTPIEGVVVGIDQPIPGTNITPATATFTVIDPGSIFFKSEIDQQDVTKITTGQLATIKIDAFPGQEIASEISYLSFIPVSGQTSTVYEVRFNLPLENNDLLYRLGMDGDATLVLSESANALTIPTDAVYDDNGQSYVYKKNDNLLVRQDIKIGIETDTTTEVKEGLTQNDQVVLTSK